The genomic region TTGGGTGACACTCATAGTGCGATCACACTGAACTATCCTTATGCTACTAGTAAACAATTACATAAACTTATTATAGGCGATCGCGCCCATGGGGTGTTCAATGGTAAGATATTCGTTCCCAAATCCGCACAATTAACGGATGCGTCGCAATTAAACCGCAATTTGCTATTATCATCAAAAGCGAGAGTGGACACCAAACCCCAATTAGAAATTACCGCTGACAATGTTAAGTGTGCCCATGGTGCAACCGTTAGTCAATTACAAGACGATGAAATCTTCTACCTGCAAAGTCGGGGAATAGGAGAAACGGAAGCGCGTAAGTTATTAGTTAATGCTTTTGCAACAGAAGTTATTAACCTAATTCCACTTGCTTCCTTGAGAGAGAAGCTGTTAAAAACAGTTAGCTCTCTAGTCAATAACTAAGAAATCAGATAATCAAAACTAGCGAAATATGACATTCACATCAACTAAAACCCTAGCAGATCAGGTTCGTCCAGACTTTCCCATTCTTAAACAAAAAGTTCATGATAAACCCCTAGTTTATCTAGATAATGCAGCCACTTCTCAAAAACCAACCTTAGTATTGAACACTTGGCGGAATTACTACGAAGAGTATAACTCCAACGTGCATAGGGGTGCGCATTTTTTAAGTGGAAAAGCTACGGATGCTTATGAAGCAGTAAGAGATAAAGTGGTTAATTTTATCCAAGCAAAATCCCGTCAGGAGATAGTTTTTACCCGCAATGCTAGTGAAGCCATTAATCTAGTGGCTTACAGTTGGGGAATGAACAATTTACAACCAGGAGATGAGATTATCCTCTCTGTAATGGAACACCATAGTAATATTGTCCCCTGGCAATTTGTGGCTCAAAAAACCGGAGCAGTCCTGAAATTTGTAGAATTGACACCTGCACAAACCCTAGATTTAGACCAGTTTAATAACCTAATTTGTGAAAAAACTAAACTGGTATCTATTGTGCATATTTCTAATACATTAGGTTGCATTAATCCAGTCCAAGAAATAGCTAAAATTGCTCATAGATATGGAGCAAAATTCCTACTAGATGGATGCCAAAGTGTTCCTCACACCCCCATCAACGTCCAAGACATTGACTGTGATTGGTTAGTTGCATCTGGACACAAAATGTTAGCTCCCACCGGTATTGGCTTCCTATACGGTAAATTAGAATTACTAGAATCCATGCCACCATTTTTCGGTGGTGGAGAAATGATTGCAGAAGTATATTTAGACCATTCTACCTATGCAGAACTCCCCCATAAGTTTGAAGCTGGTACACCTGCTATTGGGGAGGCCATAGCTCTGGGTGCAGCAATAGACTATTTAACTAATATAGGGATGGATAAAATCCATGCTTATGAAGCAGAATTAACTAGCTATTTATTTGAGCAACTAGCACAAATACCCCAACTAACAATCTATGGACCAAAGCCAGATATTCATGGTGAAGGCAGAGCCGCTTTAGCGTCTTTTACTGCCAAAGGTGTTCACGCTAATGATTTAGCCACGTTACTAGACCAAGAGGGTATAGCTATACGTTCTGGTCATCATTGTACACAACCATTACACCGTTATCTAGACTTGGCAGGGACTGCACGGGTAAGTTTATCTTTTTATAATACCAGGGAAGAGATAGACGTGTTTGTTAACGCTTTGAGAGAAACATTGAATTTTTTTGCCAGTGTTTTTAGTGAGTAGACGGAAATAAATAGACATAAATAAATGTATTGGAAAAAAAAATGGACTTTGTGAACATAGTGGGATTAGCTGCGGGAACCCTAACAACAATTGCTTTTTTACCTCAGATGTTACAGACCTGGAAAACAAAGTCAGCAAAAGATGTTTCTTTTGCGATGTTGATTACATTCATGACTGGGTTGTTCTTATGGTTTATTTATGGTATTATGCTGGGCGCCACGCCAATTATTTTGGCCAATGGTACTACTTTGTTTTTTAACCTAATTATTCTGGGTTTGAAGGTTAAATACAAGTAAGAGGAAATATAGCTTTAGACAAAATGCTATTATATCCCCATACCCCCATTATCAACCCATTAAAATAACAGTGTCAATAACATGAATGACCCCATTGTCGGCCTCAATATCCGCTGCAATAACTGTAGCATTTTTGACTTCAAAACCATCATTACAGTCAATTTTTATTGGTGAACCTTCTACGGAACTGACCGTGCCCAATTGGGCTAAATCCGCTTTCGTCAATTTTCCGGGAACTACATGATAGGTTAAAATTCTTGCTAACTGAGGGATATTTTGCAATAGGGTGGTAATGGTACCAGGGGGTAGTTTAGCAAAAGCATCATCAGTGGGTGCAAAGACCGTGAAAGGACCCGGACTTTTGAGAGTTTCCACCAAGTTAGCTGCTTGTACCGCCGCTACTAAGGTTTTGAATGAGTCATTGCCAACTGCAATATCAACAATATCAGCCATTAATGCCACCTTTTATCTACTGAGGGATATTTACAAATTGTAAATCATTGAGAGGGTAGGTCGCTCATCTCCCCTAACTACAGCTGTAATTGCTAATTTTTCTCATACTAGTTGACAAAGATTCTCAATCAAGTTAGAGTTTTATATAGTGTTCTCTTCTCTTTAAAGGATCGGCAAGTGGGAGTAGTCCTGGTGGCTAGTCCCTATTTTTTAAGAATTATTCCTAATAATTAATTGTTTTGGATAAAATTTGTTTTAACTTCTCACAACTTTTTTGAATACTATCAATACTACCAGCGTTTATAAATCCATAGTAGTCTACCACATAAATGCGATTGTTCTGAACCCTTTGTCTTTCTCCCCCTGATAGCTGTTCTACTGGGCGATCGCCCAGTTTTTTCAGTTGGGTTAATTCCAAGGCAATTGATACTTGCTGTTGGTCTTCAACACTTAATTCCCATTGCCACCAGCACTGGTGAGGAGATCTACCTAAACTAACCAACTGTTGAACTGTTAAACCTTGGGGTATAATTTGTTGTTGTGGTAGAAATGCCAGTTTTCGTGCCACCTCCATAACTAAAGACTATTATGGTGAATTTGTCATCCTCAACCCAAAACCGTGAGCTGGTGTCATCTTATTGATTTTTCGAGTAAAGCGAACGCTTATTTTAGCGTACCAGTCAGCTACCTTTACATAAAAAGCATTATTCGTAGGGCTTTGGCTATTTCCGGAGATGTCTAAAGGTGTTGCTGGAGTAGATAATTTTCCAAGAGATATGGCGTAGAGTTTTCAATTTTCTAACCAATTATCTAGTTTTAAATTGGGAATATTGATAAAATCTTTGATATTATTAGTAACGAGAATATCGTTACGAGAACGGGCTACAGCAGCAATTAAAGCATCAAATTCTCCTGTTGGTTTACCAATTTTTCTGAGTTCGCTTTGAATCTTGCCAAATTCGATAGCTGCTTCTATTTCAAATGGTTCTACTGGTAGTAGTTCTATGAACTCAGTTAATGTTTCTAGATTTTTGGCTACCTGTTGAGAACAATAAACTCCTTTATAGAGTTCTGAAACTACGATGATGGATAGATAACATTGGCTAAAGTAGCGATTGAATTTAGCAACAGCTTGAGGGTTTTCGTTGAGTAGTGCTATGCAAATGTTGGTATCTAGTAGATACATTAGTCGTTATCCTGATTATCAATTGAGTCTATAATTCTACCTTGATAAGTATGGCGTTCTTGGTCAATTTCTGCAAATATTTGGGTTAATTCAGGTTGATTTTTCCAAGTACCGAATAATTTATTTAGTTTAGCTAGTCTCTCCTGTTCTGTTAATGGTTGTTTTGGTTTTCTGATTTGGTTTTCAATAAATTCTAAGTCTATTATTTCTAAGTCTACTATGATTTCTGTTCCATCTGGAATATTGTTAAGTTGTTCTAATATTTCTATATTCTGTCCCCGTTTTATGCCTCTAACTTTCATTTTCAATTTCCTCTTATTAATAGTTATTAGTTGACTAGTTGACTGTTTAATTTTCGGTGAGTTGATAACATTTTATTTGTCGGAATCCAGAAATGTTGAATGTCGTTACAAAACTTTATATCTTCCATCCAATGAACATAACTGATAGCTCACCGATTAGACCTGTTGGGAAATACTAATTAAAACGGCAGAAATCCTGATGCAGTCTAGCTTTGAGGAATTTTACGGTATAATTCCTGAAATCCTTTTGATGAATCTAACTGGCAATCGCTCCTCATTTTAGTATAAACTCCAGTAAAATGACTCTAAACAGGTTTAATAGGTATATCAAAATGAACTCCGTAGATATTGGAATTATTGGTGGCAGTGGTTTATACAAAATGTCAGCATTACAAGATGTGGAAGAACTGGATATTAAAACGCCCTTTGGTTCCCCATCTGATGCGATTATTATCGGTACTTTAGCGGGAGCAAGGGTTGCATTTTTAGCTAGGCATGGTCGCAATCATGCCCTGTTACCGACTGAATTACCATTCCGCGCCAATATTTATGCCATGAAACAGTTGGGAGTCAAATACCTACTTTCAGCTAGTGCTGTTGGTTCCTTGAGAGCAGAGGTAAAACCACTGGATATGGTGATTCCTGATCAGTTTATTGACCGGACTAAAAATCGTGTTTCTACCTTTTTTGGAGAGGGAATTGTAGCCCATATTGCCTTTGGCAATCCCATTTGCCAAAATTTGGCAGCAGTTCTAGCAGATGCGATCGCATCTTTGAATTTACCTGATGTTACTCTTCACCGTGAAGGTACTTACTTATGTATGGAAGGCCCTGCTTTTTCTACCAAAGCGGAATCAAATATGTACCGCAGTTGGGGAGCAACGATAATTGGCATGACCAATTTAACTGAAGCCAAGTTAGCTAGAGAAGCGGAAATTGCCTATGCAACCCTAGCTTTAGTTACTGA from Cylindrospermopsis curvispora GIHE-G1 harbors:
- a CDS encoding SufS family cysteine desulfurase, coding for MTFTSTKTLADQVRPDFPILKQKVHDKPLVYLDNAATSQKPTLVLNTWRNYYEEYNSNVHRGAHFLSGKATDAYEAVRDKVVNFIQAKSRQEIVFTRNASEAINLVAYSWGMNNLQPGDEIILSVMEHHSNIVPWQFVAQKTGAVLKFVELTPAQTLDLDQFNNLICEKTKLVSIVHISNTLGCINPVQEIAKIAHRYGAKFLLDGCQSVPHTPINVQDIDCDWLVASGHKMLAPTGIGFLYGKLELLESMPPFFGGGEMIAEVYLDHSTYAELPHKFEAGTPAIGEAIALGAAIDYLTNIGMDKIHAYEAELTSYLFEQLAQIPQLTIYGPKPDIHGEGRAALASFTAKGVHANDLATLLDQEGIAIRSGHHCTQPLHRYLDLAGTARVSLSFYNTREEIDVFVNALRETLNFFASVFSE
- a CDS encoding SemiSWEET transporter — its product is MDFVNIVGLAAGTLTTIAFLPQMLQTWKTKSAKDVSFAMLITFMTGLFLWFIYGIMLGATPIILANGTTLFFNLIILGLKVKYK
- a CDS encoding fasciclin domain-containing protein — translated: MADIVDIAVGNDSFKTLVAAVQAANLVETLKSPGPFTVFAPTDDAFAKLPPGTITTLLQNIPQLARILTYHVVPGKLTKADLAQLGTVSSVEGSPIKIDCNDGFEVKNATVIAADIEADNGVIHVIDTVILMG
- a CDS encoding S-methyl-5'-thioadenosine phosphorylase; its protein translation is MNSVDIGIIGGSGLYKMSALQDVEELDIKTPFGSPSDAIIIGTLAGARVAFLARHGRNHALLPTELPFRANIYAMKQLGVKYLLSASAVGSLRAEVKPLDMVIPDQFIDRTKNRVSTFFGEGIVAHIAFGNPICQNLAAVLADAIASLNLPDVTLHREGTYLCMEGPAFSTKAESNMYRSWGATIIGMTNLTEAKLAREAEIAYATLALVTDYDCWHPDHDHVTVDMVIANLQKNGINAQEVIIETVKRLSENSPPSEAHSALKYAILTNLADVPTETKQKLGLLLEKYLETGRV
- a CDS encoding type II toxin-antitoxin system VapC family toxin; the encoded protein is MYLLDTNICIALLNENPQAVAKFNRYFSQCYLSIIVVSELYKGVYCSQQVAKNLETLTEFIELLPVEPFEIEAAIEFGKIQSELRKIGKPTGEFDALIAAVARSRNDILVTNNIKDFINIPNLKLDNWLEN